The genomic DNA TCTCATATTGTTGCAGGACTTTGGTCCAAAAGTTAACttcaagaagaagaaagtgcGTCTAGCTGGCTTCAGTGGACTACCTGCTTTGAGCCAAAAACTAGTGCTCAGAATGCAGCAAGACTCAAGTCTAGCCGACTTTCAACCGGTGGAGCAGTGCAATCTGGATTACCATCCTCAGCGAGGCTCCGCCATCGATCCACACCTAGACGACTCCTGGCTGTGGGGGGAACGGCTTGTCACCATCAACATGTTATCGAACACTACACTCACTATGTCCCTGGAACGGGGTCTGCCAGAGTTGGGACTAGCAGAGGAAGTCCACGTAGCTGTGCGTCTTCCTCGCAGGTCGTTGGTTGTGTTATACGGCGAGGCACGGCACAGATGGAAACATGCCATTCATAGGGACGATGTTCAGGAGCGCAGAGTTTGCAGCACCTACAGAGAGCTGACTCCAGAGTTCCTACCTGGAGGGCATCAGGAAGAGCTGGGAGCTCAGCTGTTGAACATTTCTTTGAGCTTCCAAGGAACTCCAGTATAAGCTCATCTGATGATGCAGAACAGAGGTGGGGGTCCAGACTCCTCGGGTGACTTTATAAATTGAAATTCAGACATAAATTTCTATCAAATAGAATTGTATAACTGTAATTATTAcaggatggtttttttttacccagagtATAAAATGCAGCAATAACTGCACCACAAATGCAGTTATTGCCTCCAAGTGaatcaaacaataaaagtcatacaaaaCAATCATCTTGAGCAATTATTCTTGATACAGGttgtatttcattattaattgtTGCTTGCTagccctttatttatttatttatccaattCCTCAACTTATGAGGAACTGTGGTCAAGACCAGCTGTCTTTAGAAGCCATATTTTTTGCTGACCTCAATCCTTTTCAACTCTgtctttaataaataacaaaaaaacattttcttgcaTAACACTCTgactcaccttttttttaatgtagagTGTGTACTTACTTTTCCTGCAGTAGTGAGTGGATCTGGTGTGCTGTTCAGCTGTAATGTGAGGACGTGGCCACGCTAGAGCACTGCTAGCTCAGGT from Anoplopoma fimbria isolate UVic2021 breed Golden Eagle Sablefish chromosome 24, Afim_UVic_2022, whole genome shotgun sequence includes the following:
- the alkbh4 gene encoding alpha-ketoglutarate-dependent dioxygenase alkB homolog 4, whose translation is MTQDVMMAADSGVTNCACKGIRRCLKCEHVKGKEHLEANEPKIVHHFLYDPETRLAIGKDAEAVPFPFPGIFLRENFISEEEEKKLISTMDQDVWNDSQSGRRKQDFGPKVNFKKKKVRLAGFSGLPALSQKLVLRMQQDSSLADFQPVEQCNLDYHPQRGSAIDPHLDDSWLWGERLVTINMLSNTTLTMSLERGLPELGLAEEVHVAVRLPRRSLVVLYGEARHRWKHAIHRDDVQERRVCSTYRELTPEFLPGGHQEELGAQLLNISLSFQGTPV